GCTTCTGGTCGGTGACGTCGCGCGTGCTCTCAAGGACAAGCCGGTGTTCGCCCATGGTGACGAGCTCGAGGTGGCTTTCGACGATGAGAGTCCGGCCGTCCTTCGTCCGATGCTCGACTTCGCCGCGCCACATGCCCTCGTCGAGCAGGCCCTGGCGCAGCGCCGCGAAGGACGAGCCGGGTACGACCGAGCGGAGAAGCTGCGCCTTGTCCTTCCCGATGACCTCCTCCCGCGTGTAGCCGTAGAGAACCTCGCTGCCGCGGTTCCACTCGACTATGCCGCCGTCGAAGTCCCAGACGAAGATCGGCGCACGCGAAAGCTCAACCAGCTGCGTCTGGCGTTGCAGGCGCTCCTCGCTGGTGCGCAGCGCTTCCTCGGTCTTCCGCCGCTCCGTGATGTCGACGAAGGTGGCGACGACGCCGTCGATCACGTCGTCCGTCGTCCGGTAGGGACGAAGGCGCACGAGGTACCATCGGCCGCGTCGGTCCTCGACTTCATGCTCGACCGGCAAGAACTCCCGCAGCACCTCGCGCGCCTGCTCCGGCAGTCCGTCATAATGCAGGTGGTGCGTGAAGTCGGTGATCGGGCGGCCGATGTCGCCCTGCGTGATGTTGAACAGGCTGGTCAGGCGGGGCGTGAACCGCTTGATCTGGAGCTCGGTGTCGAGGAACAAGGTGCCGTAGTCGGCGGCCGCCATCAGGTTCTGCAGATCGTTGTGCGCGCGCGAGATGGTCTCGAGCTTGAGCTGCAGCTCATGGTTGACCGTCTGCAGCTCCTCGTTGATCGACTGCAGCTCCTCCTTGCTGGTCTCGAGCTCCTCGCTGGTCGAGCGATACTCCTCGTTGATCGACTGCAGCTCTTCGTTGGCCGCGCGAAGCTCCTCGGTCGCGCTGGTCGCCTCCTGGCGCACCGACTGGAGGCGGGCATGGGTCAGATGCAGCTCTTCCTCCAGCCGCCGGATCCGGTCCGCGCTCTCGCTGTCGCTGTGCGCCTGACCTTCGAACATGTCCGCTTCGGCGGGATCACCCTCGACAAACAGGATCAACGCGTGACGGACAGGCTCGTCACGTTCGGGCCGGACCGGCCGAACCTGGAAATAGACCCAGTGCGCCTCGCCGTTGAACTGCACCGCCGTGCGGATCGATAGGGTCGCCTCGCCACGCTCGAACGCCCGATGCAAAGCGGCGCGCAGGTCGAACTGGAACTCGCGCCGTGCGAGGTCGATGACATCCGCGGAGAACGGACCTCCCGCCGGCTGGAGGTAGCGGCCGGCCGTCGGCGACAGGTGCAGGACGCGGTGCGTATGGTCGACCAGGATGCTCGGAGGCGCGAATTCCTCCAGGGCCTGCCGGTGGATCTGAAACTCGCTGGAGATCGGTTGCTGGGCGTTCGGCCGGGGAAGAGGGGGTGCCGGCAGGCTGACGCGCATCGGCAGGGTCGGCGGTTCGGGCTGACGTCCCCGCATCGCCCCATAGATCTTGGCCTTGCGGTCGAGGGGCTGAAACAAATGGCTCGGCTGCTCGGCGTGTTCGGCGGCGCCGAGGAACAGATACCCCTCCGATCTCAAGCCATAATGGAAGATCGCGCAGACCTGCGCCTGCGCCTCGCGGTCGAGGTAGATCAGCAGATTGCGGCAGGAAACGAGGTCGAGCCGGGAGAACGGCGGGTCCTTGATCAGGCTGTGGCTGGCGAACAGCAGGATGTCGCGCAATTCGCGCCGGACGCGGTAGTGATCGCCCTCGCGGACGAAGAAACGTGCCAGGCGCTCTTCGCTGACGTCCGCCTCGATCGCGAGCGGAAAGCGGCCTTCGCGTGCGATCGCCAGCGCGCCCGGATCGAGATCCGATCCGAAGATCTGGATCTCCTGCTGGGCTTCCTGGCGTGCAGCCTCCTCCAGAAGAAGAATGCCCAGCGAATAGGCTTCCTCGCCGGTGGCGCAACCGGGCACCCAGATGCGAATGGGCTGGCTGACCTCCCTTTCGAAGAGTTTCGGTATGACCAGCCGTTCGAGCGTCGCATAGCTCTCCGGATCACGGAAGAACGACGTGACCGTGATCAGGAAGTCTTTGAAGAGCGCCTGGGCCTCCTCGACGTTGGTCAGGAGGTATCGGTGATACGCGTCGAGGCTCGCGTTGCGCGTGATCTGCATCCGGCGAACGATCCGTCGCCGGATCGTCGCTTTCTTGTATTTGCTGAAGTCGTGGCCGTTGGCGCGGTGCAGGTGCGCGAGCAGACGGCGCATGACGATCTCGTCGCCGTCCTGCTCATCGAGATGAACGGTCCTTCCGCTGCCGCGGAGCAGATCGGTCAGCCTCTCGGCCAAGCCGCTCAGCGGCAGGACGACGTCGGCCATCTCGGTCGCGACGGCGCTGCGCGGCATCGAAGCGAACTCGGCGTCGTTCGGGTCCTGCACCAGGACGAAGCCACCCGCTTCCTTCACGGCGCGTATGCCGACGGCGCCGTCCGAGCCGCCGCCGCTCAGGACGACGGCGATGCTGTCGCTGTGGTGCTCGGCCACCGAGCGAAAGAACAGATCGATCGGGTGGCGCTGATTGCGCTCCTCGTCGAAGGGCAGAGCGGACACGCGGTGATCGGCGAGGCTGAGCCTGCGATCGGGCGGGATGACGTAGACGTGATTGGCGACGAGGTCGAACGCGGTCTCGACCTGCTGAACGGGCATGGAGGTCCGCCGGGCCAGGACGTTGCTGAGCTCGCTCGGCTTGGTGGGATCGAGGTGCAGGATCACGACGAAGGCGGCGCCCGTATCGCTCGGCAGCATTTCGAACAGCTGCTGCAGCACGGCCACGCCGCCGGCCGACGCGCCGATCCCGACGATGGCGGGATCGGGCTGGTGATCCGAGGTCATGGACTCTCCCGCCCTTGCGCGGCAGACCGTGCCGCCGATCCGGGGGTAGCTAACCCCGCATGGACCTCGCCCGCAAGGGACGCATGGAGCCGTGATCCATGGCGCCGGGGTCGCTGCGTGACGCCGCCCGCAGCCCTTCAACCGCACGGTCGCGTTGGAAGTTCCGTCCCGGTCCACCCCGGATCGGCGGTCGGATCGTTCCGCCTCGTGCGACATGGAGCGCGGCGTCGCCGGCAGCGCTACGCTCCGACCAGGCCCGCGAGATTCGGGTTGAAGGGCCGGCCCGGGAACAGCGTGTGCATCGCGCGCTCGGGATCGAGATGCAGGCTCTCCGCCGCGGCTACGGCGATCAGGCCATCCAGGTCCAGCGTCGGCCGGAGATCGCGGCCTTCGTACAGCGCGCCCGCCGAGAGGCCCGGCCAGTCCGCCACGACGCGGCCGCCGCGCACGGCGCCGCCCAGGAGCAGGGCGGCCGACGCCGTGCCGTGATCGGTGCCGCCGGTGCCGTTGACCGCCGCGGTGCGGCCGAATTCGGTCGCGACCAGGACGGTGGTGTCGGCCCAGGCCGCGCCCAGCCGCTCGCGCAAGGCGGCGATCAGCGTGTCCAGGCCGCGCAGCTGGGTGGCGAGGCGGCTCTTCTGGCCGGCATGCGTGTCCCAGCCGCTCGTTTCGATCATGGCGATGCGGGGCCCGTCCGCGCGTGCCAGGATTCCGCCGGCCGTGCGGCCGACCGTGGCCGGATCCTGTCGCTTGGCGGCGTCCTGGGCCAATTCCCGCGTGCGCATCGCGCTTGCCCACAAGGCGTGGAATTGCGGATCGCTGTCGTAGAGATCGCCCACGCGGGCGAGCAGATCGTCCGGCGCCTCCGGCAGGCCGGAGGGAGCGTAGGAGGCGACCTCGGTCTCGCC
Above is a genomic segment from Geminicoccaceae bacterium SCSIO 64248 containing:
- a CDS encoding chemotaxis protein CheB, whose protein sequence is MTSDHQPDPAIVGIGASAGGVAVLQQLFEMLPSDTGAAFVVILHLDPTKPSELSNVLARRTSMPVQQVETAFDLVANHVYVIPPDRRLSLADHRVSALPFDEERNQRHPIDLFFRSVAEHHSDSIAVVLSGGGSDGAVGIRAVKEAGGFVLVQDPNDAEFASMPRSAVATEMADVVLPLSGLAERLTDLLRGSGRTVHLDEQDGDEIVMRRLLAHLHRANGHDFSKYKKATIRRRIVRRMQITRNASLDAYHRYLLTNVEEAQALFKDFLITVTSFFRDPESYATLERLVIPKLFEREVSQPIRIWVPGCATGEEAYSLGILLLEEAARQEAQQEIQIFGSDLDPGALAIAREGRFPLAIEADVSEERLARFFVREGDHYRVRRELRDILLFASHSLIKDPPFSRLDLVSCRNLLIYLDREAQAQVCAIFHYGLRSEGYLFLGAAEHAEQPSHLFQPLDRKAKIYGAMRGRQPEPPTLPMRVSLPAPPLPRPNAQQPISSEFQIHRQALEEFAPPSILVDHTHRVLHLSPTAGRYLQPAGGPFSADVIDLARREFQFDLRAALHRAFERGEATLSIRTAVQFNGEAHWVYFQVRPVRPERDEPVRHALILFVEGDPAEADMFEGQAHSDSESADRIRRLEEELHLTHARLQSVRQEATSATEELRAANEELQSINEEYRSTSEELETSKEELQSINEELQTVNHELQLKLETISRAHNDLQNLMAAADYGTLFLDTELQIKRFTPRLTSLFNITQGDIGRPITDFTHHLHYDGLPEQAREVLREFLPVEHEVEDRRGRWYLVRLRPYRTTDDVIDGVVATFVDITERRKTEEALRTSEERLQRQTQLVELSRAPIFVWDFDGGIVEWNRGSEVLYGYTREEVIGKDKAQLLRSVVPGSSFAALRQGLLDEGMWRGEVEHRTKDGRTLIVESHLELVTMGEHRLVLESTRDVTDQKRWAEQQMLLLNELSHRVKNILAVVAALSRQTFRPLGPENGLLPRFEGRLIALSEAHALLVDSKWQGAELKDLIDRQLKVHASAGRLMRDGPRVVLPPNLATPFALLLHELATNAVKYGALSDDRGTVRLEWRLDQRNDPPVLTLTWEEVGGPPVDPPEHTGFGTRLIQNGLPSATVHHAFAREGVVCSIELPLKEETLHGDAS
- a CDS encoding DUF1501 domain-containing protein, which gives rise to MQRRGFLRSAALGSGALMVAPRLVLANVETERRFVFIIQRGAADGLDTVIPYADPALATLRGALGVGSQGMHKLDGTFALHPSLAGLSGLYARGEALFVHAVASPYRERSHFDGQNVLESGGASPYALRDGWLNRLTTLLPASREEAIAFAPTIPLALRGETEVASYAPSGLPEAPDDLLARVGDLYDSDPQFHALWASAMRTRELAQDAAKRQDPATVGRTAGGILARADGPRIAMIETSGWDTHAGQKSRLATQLRGLDTLIAALRERLGAAWADTTVLVATEFGRTAAVNGTGGTDHGTASAALLLGGAVRGGRVVADWPGLSAGALYEGRDLRPTLDLDGLIAVAAAESLHLDPERAMHTLFPGRPFNPNLAGLVGA